The stretch of DNA TACGACATAAAACGGCTTGCTTGGATAGAGTTTGCGTAAGCGATGAATCTCATCATTGATCATGCCGGCCTGAACCGGAGAACCACCGGGACTATTGATGCGCAAGACCACGCCCGCACTATTTTCATTTTCAAATGCGGCAGTCAGTGATGAATTAATATCCAAAGCATTGGCCATCGAGCTCGAGGAAATCTCTCCTTCTAGCGTAACTAAGGCCGTGTGCTTCTCCGTTCCCATGCCACGCCCTGGCAGATGAAAATCAAATACCGCCAGTATTACGCCAACAAAGACAAGAAGGGTGAGGATACGAAACACGGCTCTCCAACGACGTGCCTTGCGAGTCTCTTTTAAATTCTCTAGAAGTAAATGCTCAAGCGCTTGACGCTCCCAATTTTGATTCGCGTTCTCAGATTGATTTTGATCCATCTTTTTAATCCTTTTTACTAACTAGTTTTTAACAGTGAGATTCTGACTGAGCCAAGTTGCCAACTGCGAGACATCGTCTACATGCGTTAGTGAGGGTGCTTCTTTTAAAGTGCTCGGAGGATGGGCGCCATACGTCACCGCTACTGCATCTACTCCTGCATTAGCTGCCATATCTAAATCATGGGTTGTATCCCCAATCATCAGCATGCGGCGCATCGGTACTTGCATCACGTCTGAAAGCTCTAAGAGCATTCCAGGGTGGGGCTTGGAGAAAGATTCATCCGCAGTTCGAGTTTCATGGAACATCTGCTCTAGCTGATGATGTTTTAAAGATCGATCTAATCCAACGCGAGATTTGCCAGTAGCAACACCTAAGAGATAACCATCCTCACGTAAGCTGTGTAGCAATTCACGAATACCTGGGAATAAATCGAGTTCGTGATCTTTAGCCAGGTAGTGGTAACGAAAGCGCTCCGTTAACTTAGGGAAATGCGCCGGCTCAATCCAAGGCACCGCTCTTCTCAGTGAATCCTGAATACCTAAACCGATGACCGAGCTAGCCAAAGTATCGTCAGGCTCTTTAAAACCCAAATCACGGCAAGCTTGCTGAATACAGTCCACGATTGTCGGCGTGGAATCCATAATAGTTCCATCCCAATCCCAGATGATGAGGTCGTAGCGTCTATCGGTTTTTTGTTCTTCAGACATGAGTGGGCACTTCAAAAGTTTTCATCATTGCTGCAAATTCAGAGGGTAATGGGGACTCGATACGCATTTTCTCGCCAGTACGGGGATGAGTAAAGCCTGCTAAGTGGGCATGCAAATACAGGCGTTTGGATTTCAGAATCTTGTCTTGGTCTTCAAAGCCGTATTTATCGTCACCCAAAATCGAGTGGCCTAATTTTTGAAGGTGTACGCGGATTTGATGAGTACGCCCAGTTTTGAGTTGGGCCTCAGCCAGAGTGATCGCCACCTCCCCACGTTTCATCACTTTCGTGACCCGCAAAGCGGTATGACTTGGCAGACCATCTGGGTCAACACGAACGCGACGCTCGCCATTGGCTAATAGGTATTTGTGTAATGCAAACTTCAGTTGCATCGTGCCTGCGCCCTGAGCAATTTCGCCATGGGCTAATAAATAGTAGCGTTTGTCGGTTTGCCCTTCGCGAATCTGGCGATGCAGTTCTACCAAAGCGCTGCGCTTTTTGGCTAAGAGCAACACGCCGGATGTGTCTCGATCCAAACGGTGAACCAATTCTAAGAATTTGAGCTCAGGGCGGGTAATACGCAGGGTTTCAATTACGCCAAGCGCGATTCCTGAACCCCCATGCACTGCCAAACCTGCGGGTTTATTTACAATTAATAGCGCCTCATCTTCAAACAAAATCGGCATTTTGTCGGAATACCCCTGCGCCCGAGACTTGGTTTGGGCGGTATTGACTGCTGCCATTTGGGCAGGTTCGGCAATACGAACAGGCGGGACTCTAACCACATCCCCCTCGATCAGACGCGTAGTTGGTTCAGCCCTTTTCTTATTTACCCGGACCTCGCCAGAGCGAATAATCCGATAAACGTGGCTTTTAGGAACCCCTTTTGCCCAACGTAGAAGGTAGTTATCCAGCCGCTGACCAGCCTCTTCTGGACCAATGGTCTGAAAATGAACGGCGGCTGGAGCACTGGTTTTGACCTGCAAGGGCTTGGAAATGGGTTCGGATTTCATGATTTATCTCTCTTGCCACCCCGACGAGGGTCGACAAGGGACTTAACAATACCCCATTGTCGTTCAACTTGTGCCGTATAATCAACGCTCTAGCCAATTTATTGGCCCGAGAATGACCTGGTTTAGGTTTGAATCGTGGAGCTTGGAGTCGCCCTTAATAGACTCCCGGGGTTGCCCCTCCCCCGTTGTAATGAGGCGCAGGGTTGGTGTGCCGTATGCCGCGACCCGCGATTAGAAGACAGTTTTCAGGCGCGCGCCTGCATTGATGACCTAAAGGAGGTCTCTGCGGCGATCGTCAAGTGTGGCACCGGTTTAACAACATTGAACCTGGTGTACCGGGCAGTAAATGCCTGGATTAGTTTGATCCACACTCCAAAGCCGCCAATGGGCTCTGCCCCAAGCGGTATCTAACTTGTCCCTAACGCAGCGCGCAGCGACGCACTCCCAATAGGAGAGTGTTATGAAACGCATGTTATTTAATGCAACTCAACAAGAAGAGTTGCGGGTTGCCATCGTCGATGGTCAAAAACTCATCGATATCGATATCGAAGCTGCCGGTCGTGAACAACGTAAAGGCAATATTTACAAAGGTGTTATTACTCGCATTGAGCCTTCGCTCGAAGCTTGCTTTGTAAATTACGGTGAAGAACGCCATGGCTTCTTGCCATTTAAAGAAGTGGCGCGCACCTACTTTAAAGAGGGTGTTGATGTCCGTAATGCCTCTATTAAAGATGCCTTACGTGAAGGCCAAGAAATTATTGTTCAGGTAGAAAAAGAAGAGCGTGGCCAAAAAGGTGCCGCCCTGACCTCTTTCGTTTCCTTAGCAGGTCGCTATTTAGTATTAATGCCAAACAACCCACGTGGAGGCGGTGTTTCTCGTCGTATTGAAGGCGAAGACCGTCAAGAACTCCGTGAGGCGATGTCTCAATTAGAAGTACCCGATGGCATGAGTATCATTGCTCGTACAGCCGGTATTGGCCGCGACGCAACTGAATTGCAATGGGATTTAAGTTACCTTATGCAGTTGTGGACAGCAATTGATGAAGCCGCTAAAGGCAATTCAGCACCACTATTGATTTACCTCGAATCGAGCTTAGTGATTCGTGCGATTCGCGATTACTTCCAACCCGATATTGGCGAGATTCTCATCGATACCGATGACATCTACGAACAAGCTGCGGCATTTATGTCGGTAGTGATGCCGGATAACTTGCCCAGAGTAAAGCGTTATCAGGACGATGTTCCATTGTTCTCTCGTTTCCAAATTGAGCATCAGATTGAAACTGCGTACTCACGTACCGTGCCATTGCCTTCAGGCGGCGCAATTGTGATTGACCATACTGAAGCCTTGGTTTCAGTGGACGTCAACTCCGCACGCGCAACCCGCGGCTCTGATATTGAAGAGACTGCAACCCGTACCAATTTAGAGGCTGCCGATGAAATCGCTCGTCAAGCACGTTTACGTGACTTGGGTGGTTTGATCGTGATCGACTTCATTGATATGGAATCAAGTAAGGCGCAGAAGGATGTGGAGAATCGCTTACGCGACGCTCTGCGTCATGACCGTGCTCGCGTTCAGATGGGCAAGATCTCCAAGTTTGGCTTAATGGAAATGTCCCGTCAGCGTTTGCGCCCTGCTCTCTCTGAAGGTAGCCATGTAACCTGCCCACGTTGTAACGGCACAGGCCATATCCGCGACACTGAATCTTCTGCATTGCAAGTCTTGCGCATCATCCAAGAAGAAGCAATGAAAGAAAATACTGCCGCTATTCATACGCAAGTTCCAGTCGAAGTGGCTGCATTCTTGCTGAATGAGAAGCGCGCTGAAGTCATCAAGATCGAGTCACGCTTTAAAGTGAACGTCTTGATGGTTCCAAACAAGCATTTAGAAACACCTCATTACAAGCTTGAGCGTTTACGTCATGATGATCCACGTCTTGACGATCAAAAGGCTAGCTACGTGATGGCTGAAGAAGCTGCGCGTGAACTCGAAACGGATACTGCTGTCAGTCGCAAAGATGCAGACCTTAAAGTTCGTCCTGAAGCTGCTGTCAAAGGTATTACGCCTAATGCACCAGCGCCAGTTAGCCAGCCACGTCCTGCACGTACCGAAAAAGCAGTTGCAGAAACTGCTAGCACTGGTGGATTCTTCGGATTCATTAAGAACCTATTCTCCTCAGCACCTAAACCAGAAGCACAGCCTGCTCCTAGTGCACCTCGTGGTCGCAATCAAAACAATCGCAATGGCAATAATCGCAATCGCGGTCGTCGTGGCGAGCGTAACGATCGTGCTGAGCGTCCCGCTGAAGGTGCAGTAAGTGCTGAAGGTGCAAATGCACCACGCGAGGCAGGTTCAGGTAGAGGTCGTCAAGATGGTCGTAACCGTAATGGCAATGGCAATAACCGTAACCAGAACAATCCAAAACCAGAAAATCAAGCTGCGGTAACTCCAGCTACTGAAGCTGCTCCTGGAACCGATACGGCTCCTAGCGCAGATGGGGAAGAGCGTCGTGGTCGTGGTCGTAACCGTCGTGGTCGTGGTCGTGGTCAACGTGGCGAGCGCACTGAGTCCACTGGTGATGCAGCAATTGCCTCTGTTGTTGCAGTAGCAACTTCATTCTCAGGCCCACCAGTAGGAATGGCGGGAGCATCTGCTTCAATGCCGATTCAGAATATTGCCCAAAGCTTTGGAAATACGATTGCACCTGTAAGCTCTAACGAAGTAAAGGAGCGTGCACCACGCGCGCTAAGAGAGCCGAGAGAGCAACGTGCGCCACGTCAAAGTAATCGCACTGATAGCACTGCTGCAACACTCGTCCCACAGGCGGTAGCTAAGCCGGCACCAGCAATTGAAGTGATCGCAAAGCCAATGCCTGAACTGCCTAAGGTTGCCTTTCAGGCACTTGAAGAGACTCCATTGCATAGCGTAGTTCAGTCTGCCGGAATGGTCTGGGTAGCAACAGATTCTGGCAAGCACCAAGAAGCGCAATCGCAAATCAAAGCCGAACCAGAAATTTTGCCAACTGGTAGAACTCCAAAAGCACCTGTTAGTTTGCAAAATGGTCCGATGGTTTTAGTTGAAACCGGCGGCCAAGAAAAAACGGTTTAATCTAATTTCTCCAGACTGCTATTTATCCCACAAAGATATTTGGCAGTTTGGCAGAAACACGGTTTCACAGCCATAATTACGCATGGTTGAAAAAGTAATCCCCATACGTTTAGATGAAGGTAAAGGCCTTACGCCGTCCATACCAGGACAGCTCTTGGCTGCGAGTACCTCAACCAAAGATACCCGCGGACGCCCGCTACGAGATTTACGCATCTCGGTCACTGATCGCTGTAATTTCCGCTGCACTTATTGCATGCCTAAGGAAATCTTCGACAAAGACTATCCCTATCTCTCTCATAATGAATTGCTCAGCTTTGAAGAGATCACTCGTTTAACAACTATATTTGCATCACTGGGTGTAGAAAAAATTCGCCTTACTGGCGGTGAACCTTTACTGCGCAAAAATCTCGAAGTACTAATTGAGATGTTAGCCAAGATTCGCACTGCAGCAGATCAACCACTTGATCTCACCTTAACTACTAATGGCAGTATTTTGCGCAAGAAAGCAGCTGCATTAAAAGCGGTAGGCTTGCATCGCCTTACTATTAGCCTTGATGGTTTGAATGATGACATCTTCAAAAAAATGAATGATGTCGACTTTCCAGTCACGGATGTACTTGATGGAATTGCAGCAGCTCAAGAGGCGGGCTTTACCAATCTCAAAGTCAATATGGTGGTGAAGAAGGGAACGAACGACCAAGAAATTATTGGCATGGCCAAGCATTTCAAAGGTAGCGGTGTAACACTGCGCTTTATTGAATTTATGGATGTAGGTAGCTCTAACGGCTGGGATATGTCTCAAGTACTTCCCTCACAAGAAGTTGCCAATCGCATTCATGCTGTTTTTCCGATAGAACCAATTGAGGCTAATTACCCTGGTGAAGTGGCTCAGCGCTGGCGCTACCTTGATGGCTCCGGTGAAATTGGTTTTATTTCGAGCGTCACACAAACTTTTTGTCACGAATGCACGCGTGCGCGCATCTCTACAGATGGTCAGCTCTATCTCTGCTTATTCGCAAATGAAGGTTTTGATTTCAAAACGCTCTTGCGTTCTGGCAGAAGTGATTTAGAAATTGCTAACGCCATTATGTCTACGTGGTCTGGGCGCAATGATCATTACTCAGAAATTCGAGGATCAAATACAGCAGCAGTAAACACTCGAAAAGTAGAGATGTCTTACATCGGCGGCTAATGATTACCTCAGAACACATCACTGGACTCATTTTGGCAGGGGGCCGCGCCCAAAGAATGGGTGGCATTGATAAGGGCTTAA from Polynucleobacter duraquae encodes:
- a CDS encoding RluA family pseudouridine synthase, which encodes MKSEPISKPLQVKTSAPAAVHFQTIGPEEAGQRLDNYLLRWAKGVPKSHVYRIIRSGEVRVNKKRAEPTTRLIEGDVVRVPPVRIAEPAQMAAVNTAQTKSRAQGYSDKMPILFEDEALLIVNKPAGLAVHGGSGIALGVIETLRITRPELKFLELVHRLDRDTSGVLLLAKKRSALVELHRQIREGQTDKRYYLLAHGEIAQGAGTMQLKFALHKYLLANGERRVRVDPDGLPSHTALRVTKVMKRGEVAITLAEAQLKTGRTHQIRVHLQKLGHSILGDDKYGFEDQDKILKSKRLYLHAHLAGFTHPRTGEKMRIESPLPSEFAAMMKTFEVPTHV
- the moaA gene encoding GTP 3',8-cyclase MoaA encodes the protein MVEKVIPIRLDEGKGLTPSIPGQLLAASTSTKDTRGRPLRDLRISVTDRCNFRCTYCMPKEIFDKDYPYLSHNELLSFEEITRLTTIFASLGVEKIRLTGGEPLLRKNLEVLIEMLAKIRTAADQPLDLTLTTNGSILRKKAAALKAVGLHRLTISLDGLNDDIFKKMNDVDFPVTDVLDGIAAAQEAGFTNLKVNMVVKKGTNDQEIIGMAKHFKGSGVTLRFIEFMDVGSSNGWDMSQVLPSQEVANRIHAVFPIEPIEANYPGEVAQRWRYLDGSGEIGFISSVTQTFCHECTRARISTDGQLYLCLFANEGFDFKTLLRSGRSDLEIANAIMSTWSGRNDHYSEIRGSNTAAVNTRKVEMSYIGG
- a CDS encoding HAD-IIIA family hydrolase; the protein is MSEEQKTDRRYDLIIWDWDGTIMDSTPTIVDCIQQACRDLGFKEPDDTLASSVIGLGIQDSLRRAVPWIEPAHFPKLTERFRYHYLAKDHELDLFPGIRELLHSLREDGYLLGVATGKSRVGLDRSLKHHQLEQMFHETRTADESFSKPHPGMLLELSDVMQVPMRRMLMIGDTTHDLDMAANAGVDAVAVTYGAHPPSTLKEAPSLTHVDDVSQLATWLSQNLTVKN
- a CDS encoding Rne/Rng family ribonuclease, encoding MKRMLFNATQQEELRVAIVDGQKLIDIDIEAAGREQRKGNIYKGVITRIEPSLEACFVNYGEERHGFLPFKEVARTYFKEGVDVRNASIKDALREGQEIIVQVEKEERGQKGAALTSFVSLAGRYLVLMPNNPRGGGVSRRIEGEDRQELREAMSQLEVPDGMSIIARTAGIGRDATELQWDLSYLMQLWTAIDEAAKGNSAPLLIYLESSLVIRAIRDYFQPDIGEILIDTDDIYEQAAAFMSVVMPDNLPRVKRYQDDVPLFSRFQIEHQIETAYSRTVPLPSGGAIVIDHTEALVSVDVNSARATRGSDIEETATRTNLEAADEIARQARLRDLGGLIVIDFIDMESSKAQKDVENRLRDALRHDRARVQMGKISKFGLMEMSRQRLRPALSEGSHVTCPRCNGTGHIRDTESSALQVLRIIQEEAMKENTAAIHTQVPVEVAAFLLNEKRAEVIKIESRFKVNVLMVPNKHLETPHYKLERLRHDDPRLDDQKASYVMAEEAARELETDTAVSRKDADLKVRPEAAVKGITPNAPAPVSQPRPARTEKAVAETASTGGFFGFIKNLFSSAPKPEAQPAPSAPRGRNQNNRNGNNRNRGRRGERNDRAERPAEGAVSAEGANAPREAGSGRGRQDGRNRNGNGNNRNQNNPKPENQAAVTPATEAAPGTDTAPSADGEERRGRGRNRRGRGRGQRGERTESTGDAAIASVVAVATSFSGPPVGMAGASASMPIQNIAQSFGNTIAPVSSNEVKERAPRALREPREQRAPRQSNRTDSTAATLVPQAVAKPAPAIEVIAKPMPELPKVAFQALEETPLHSVVQSAGMVWVATDSGKHQEAQSQIKAEPEILPTGRTPKAPVSLQNGPMVLVETGGQEKTV